From the genome of Streptomyces sp. NBC_00523:
GGCCGGCTGGTCGCTGGCCGTGCTCACCGGCATCGTCGTCGGCCACCTCGTCGCCCTCGGCCGCGACCGCTGGTGGGGCGGCACCGGCTCCGGCGCCGCCCTCACCCTGGCCGTCCTGCTGCTGTACGGCTGGGTGCCCGCCGGACTGGTCAGCCTCGTCGTGGTCGTCCTCGTCGGCGTCGCCCGCAGACACCGCTGGTGGCAGGGGCTGCTGCACGGCGCCGTGGACATCCTCGGGGTCGGGGCGGCGGCCCTGGTGCTCGCCGCGTTCGGCGAGGTGCAGTCCGTCGAGACGCCGTGGCGGCCACTCGACTGGGGCATCGACGCCGTCCCGGAAGTCCTGCTCGCCGCCTCCACGTATCTGCTCGTCACCCGGGTCCTGCTGTGGTACTCGCGGGCCCAGCCCGGCGGCGGCCTGCCCACCGTCGCCCGCACCGCGATGCTCCGTCAGGGCCTCGTCGCGGTCGCCCTGCTCGGCATCGCCCCGCTGATCTGCGTCGTCGCGATGGCCCGGCCGGTCCTGCTGCCGCTCTTCGCGGTGCCGCTGATCGCGCTCGACTCCACGCTGTGGATCGCCCGCGCCCGCGCCGAGGAGCAGCTGAAGGACCCGCTGACCGGGCTGCCCAACCGCCAGTGGCTGCTGGAGCGGACCTGGACCGCGCTGGAGGAGGCGGAGGGCGTCGGCAGCCGGGTCGCCCTGGTCCTCATCGACCTCGACCGCTTCCGGGCCGTCAACGACACCCTGGGCCACCTGGCCGGCGACCGGCTGCTGCTCCAGATCGCGGAACGGCTCCGGCTCGCCCTGCCGCGCGGCGCGGAGGCGGCCCGGCTCGGCGGCGACGAGTTCGCGGTCCTGCTGCCCACCGCCGACTCCACCACCAGCGCCCAGCGCGTCGCCCGCCACCTGGTCGCCGAGCTGTCGTCCCCGCTGGACCTGGACGGGCTGACCCTGGTCCTGGAGGCCAGCGCGGGCGTCGCCGTCTTCCCGGACCACGCGATGGACGCGGAGGGGCTGCTGCGCCGCGCCGACGTGGCGATGTACCAGGCCAAGCGGGACCGCACCGGCGTGGAGGTGTACGAGTCCAAGCGCGACAGCAACACTCCGGACCGGCTCGGCCTCCTCGGCGACCTGCGCCGCGCGCTGGACGCGGGCGAGGTGGAGCTGCACTACCAGCCCAAGGTCCGCTTCGACGGCCAGGTGGCCGGCCTGGAGGCGCTGGTGCGCTGGGTGCACCCGGAGCGCGGCAGAGTGCCCCCGGACGAGTTCATCGCCATCGCGGAGTCCTCCGGGCTGATGCCGCACCTCACCGAGTACGTCCTGGAGACGGCGCTCGCCCAGGTCGCCCGGTGGCGGGCCCAGGGCCTCTTCGTCCCGGTCGCCGTCAACGTGTCGCCGCGCGATGTGCACACCCCCGGGTTCGCGGGCGGCGTCGCGGCCCGGCTCGCCCGGCACGGCGTCCCGGCGGGAGCGCTCCAGCTGGAGATAACGGAACACGTGCTCCTGGAGGACCCGCAGCGGGCGGCGGACACGCTCGCCGGGCTGACCGGGCACGGCGTGAAGATGTCCCTGGACGACTTCGGCACCGGGTACTCGTCGCTGGTCCACCTGCGCC
Proteins encoded in this window:
- a CDS encoding putative bifunctional diguanylate cyclase/phosphodiesterase, which gives rise to MKPTESAAPVARLQGFVGPAPKVGAVVVALATIQLATGFSRALGQGRALFPDGRAGWSLAVLTGIVVGHLVALGRDRWWGGTGSGAALTLAVLLLYGWVPAGLVSLVVVVLVGVARRHRWWQGLLHGAVDILGVGAAALVLAAFGEVQSVETPWRPLDWGIDAVPEVLLAASTYLLVTRVLLWYSRAQPGGGLPTVARTAMLRQGLVAVALLGIAPLICVVAMARPVLLPLFAVPLIALDSTLWIARARAEEQLKDPLTGLPNRQWLLERTWTALEEAEGVGSRVALVLIDLDRFRAVNDTLGHLAGDRLLLQIAERLRLALPRGAEAARLGGDEFAVLLPTADSTTSAQRVARHLVAELSSPLDLDGLTLVLEASAGVAVFPDHAMDAEGLLRRADVAMYQAKRDRTGVEVYESKRDSNTPDRLGLLGDLRRALDAGEVELHYQPKVRFDGQVAGLEALVRWVHPERGRVPPDEFIAIAESSGLMPHLTEYVLETALAQVARWRAQGLFVPVAVNVSPRDVHTPGFAGGVAARLARHGVPAGALQLEITEHVLLEDPQRAADTLAGLTGHGVKMSLDDFGTGYSSLVHLRRLPVSELKIDRSFVARLAIDHEDAEIVRCTIDLAHSLGLLVVAEGVEDDETWERLRDLRCDAVQGWLVAAAMPPQETTAWLRARGEHGWRRPAELAAAAGAAPAASATTPTAPAAELEQRPSGRTSGPRPATT